The DNA region TTTTTCATATTATTACCGCCAAATTTAGTAAAAAAACTACATACGCATCAGATATTAATAGTTTCGTTTTTTTACAGCTAACAAATAAATCTTACATTTGAAAAATAAATCTAAAAAAGCCTACACAAAATGACAGCGGATAAAAACATACTCGTTCTTGGTGCCGGTAAATCCAGTGGTATATTGATTAAGTATCTATTAGAGCATCTTTCTGAAATGGGCTACAAAACCATAGTTGCTGATTTAGACCTAAAAGCTGCTCAGGATAAAATTAAAAATAATCCAAACGGGAAGGCCGTTGAGTTATCTGCAAATGACTTTAATAAAATAACAGAACTGATTGATATTTCGGAAGTTATCATTTCTATGCTGCCCGCAACAATGCATCTGAAAATAGCCGAAATATGTCTTGATAAAAAGAAACATTTAGTTACCGCTTCTTACAAATCGCCCGAAATGGACAAGTTGGATGCCGCTTGTAAAGAAAAGGGACTTATATTTTTAAATGAATGTGGCTTAGACCCGGGAATAGACCATATGTCGGCCATGCAGGTCATCGATAAAATAAAGTCTGAGGGTGGTGAATTTAAAGGTTTTGAAACCTTTACCGGAGGTTTGTTGGCAAATGGACAAAACCCTAACCCGTGGAACTATAAGTTCACATGGAACCCTAAAAACGTAATTACCGGCGGTCAAGGTGTTGTCCACTTTATACAGGAAGGCAGGTTTAAGTATATTCCCTATCACCGGCTTTTTAACAGAACAGAAATTATCAAAATTCCCGGATACGGAGAGTTTGAAGGATATGCCAACCGAGATTCTTTAAAATACAGAGCTATTTACGGATTGGAAAATATACCTACTATCTACAGGGGAACTCTAAGAAGACCGGGTTTTTGCAAATCCTGGAATGTGTTTGTTCAGTTAGGCGCAACAGACGATACCTACGAAATGCAGGATGTTGAAAATATGACTCACCGGGATTTTATAAATTCTTTTTTAGCCTATAATCCCTATGATTCTGTAGAATTAAAATTAGCACATTATTTAAGATTAGAGCTGGATGGTGTTGAAATGCGGAATTTAAAATGGGTAGGAGTTTTTAAAGATACACCGGTAGGCTTAAAAAGCGGAACGCCGGCTAAAATTTTGCAACATATTTTAGAGAAAAAATGGACCCTTAATCCGGAAGATAAAGATATGATTGTAATGTGGCATAAATTTGATTACATCACTGAAGGAGTTAAACGACAAATGCAATCATCCTTAGTTATAGAAGGAAAAGATGCTGAAAATACAGCTATGGCCTTTACTGTCGGGATGCCGGTAGGTATAGCAACCAAGCTTATTTTACAAGGAAAAATTAAAGAAAAAGGAGTACAATTACCCATCAAACCGCATTGGTATAACCCTATACTGAAAGAACTTCAACAGCAAGGTCTGCATATGCAGGAATGGATGGTTGTTCCTCATCTCCAAAATGAAGATGATTTTTAATAAGGAAGATTGTCCACATTATAATGTTTATGAAATGACATACGGCAGACTATTAAATTACCTTATCTTTGGGATTTATTCATATTCTATAAATTGAGAATGGCCGATAAACTTAAGATAGGGATATTTTTCGGGGGAAGATCCAGAGAACGCGAAGTTTCTTTTGCCGGTGGACGCACTGTCTTTGATAA from Chitinophagaceae bacterium includes:
- a CDS encoding saccharopine dehydrogenase, translating into MTADKNILVLGAGKSSGILIKYLLEHLSEMGYKTIVADLDLKAAQDKIKNNPNGKAVELSANDFNKITELIDISEVIISMLPATMHLKIAEICLDKKKHLVTASYKSPEMDKLDAACKEKGLIFLNECGLDPGIDHMSAMQVIDKIKSEGGEFKGFETFTGGLLANGQNPNPWNYKFTWNPKNVITGGQGVVHFIQEGRFKYIPYHRLFNRTEIIKIPGYGEFEGYANRDSLKYRAIYGLENIPTIYRGTLRRPGFCKSWNVFVQLGATDDTYEMQDVENMTHRDFINSFLAYNPYDSVELKLAHYLRLELDGVEMRNLKWVGVFKDTPVGLKSGTPAKILQHILEKKWTLNPEDKDMIVMWHKFDYITEGVKRQMQSSLVIEGKDAENTAMAFTVGMPVGIATKLILQGKIKEKGVQLPIKPHWYNPILKELQQQGLHMQEWMVVPHLQNEDDF